The following coding sequences lie in one candidate division WOR-3 bacterium genomic window:
- a CDS encoding transglutaminase-like domain-containing protein yields the protein MPRIGVLFLSILILSCGSRVERHSGPIPKPDRDGGEVWLVTYLAGQKVGYSVMRYARSGTGFRYDNLSKLTLGMMGKTQFVNARSTVITNPDLSLRSFEFELSSQDGTFKANGEVKGGRLVMNTGKGKQSLNLTRALYPIEALGRLIVDSHPEPGAVLNILTFDGTVLDTLPTVVEVLGAESIAIGTERINALKVRVRRAKFDVITFLDENGITVKEESPLGMSSVRVSEREALGGESGYTVDVLRLFAVPVDTAIPEPAKVRRVVLQVSGVDTSEFNLGSDNQRILEKSDQGFTVEITVPEMPLNVRLPVGGEEGFLKPSVSIPCDAALIKNRAREIASTSDDAVKAARKILYWVFGSLKKEAVASLPNALAVLKSMKGDCNEHSVLYAALCRAIGIPAKVAVGLVYLNGSFYYHAWNEVYLGKWVPVDPTFGEFPASALRLKLAEGELSQQAEVLGVVKKIGIRVLEYN from the coding sequence GGCATTCCGGCCCGATTCCAAAACCGGACCGGGATGGAGGCGAGGTCTGGCTCGTAACATACCTCGCCGGGCAGAAGGTGGGCTATTCGGTGATGAGATACGCGAGGAGCGGCACCGGTTTTCGCTATGACAACTTGAGCAAACTGACTCTCGGGATGATGGGCAAGACCCAGTTTGTCAATGCCCGCTCAACGGTTATCACCAACCCTGACCTGAGTCTGCGCTCCTTTGAGTTTGAGTTGAGTTCGCAGGACGGGACATTCAAGGCAAATGGTGAGGTAAAGGGTGGCAGGTTGGTGATGAACACCGGCAAGGGCAAGCAGAGTTTGAATCTGACAAGGGCGCTTTATCCCATTGAGGCTTTGGGCAGATTGATTGTTGATTCCCATCCCGAACCTGGGGCGGTTCTGAACATCCTTACATTTGATGGCACGGTTCTTGACACCCTCCCGACAGTGGTTGAGGTTTTAGGCGCAGAGTCAATCGCCATCGGCACAGAGAGGATAAATGCGCTCAAGGTGCGGGTAAGAAGGGCGAAGTTTGATGTGATAACCTTCTTGGATGAGAATGGGATAACCGTTAAAGAGGAATCGCCTTTGGGGATGAGTTCGGTCAGGGTTTCGGAAAGGGAGGCTCTTGGCGGTGAGAGTGGTTACACCGTAGATGTGTTAAGGCTGTTTGCGGTGCCTGTTGATACCGCAATCCCTGAGCCGGCAAAGGTAAGACGGGTGGTTTTGCAGGTTAGTGGCGTTGATACGAGTGAGTTTAATCTCGGTTCTGATAATCAGCGGATTTTGGAAAAGAGTGACCAGGGGTTTACCGTTGAGATTACGGTTCCTGAGATGCCTCTTAATGTGAGGCTCCCGGTTGGAGGCGAGGAGGGGTTCCTTAAGCCTTCGGTTTCAATCCCGTGTGATGCAGCGCTGATAAAAAACAGGGCAAGGGAGATTGCGAGCACAAGCGACGATGCGGTCAAAGCGGCAAGGAAGATTCTTTACTGGGTCTTCGGTTCATTGAAAAAGGAGGCGGTGGCATCATTGCCCAATGCGCTGGCTGTGCTGAAAAGTATGAAGGGCGACTGCAACGAGCATTCGGTTCTCTATGCCGCACTGTGCCGGGCAATAGGGATACCAGCAAAGGTTGCGGTCGGGCTGGTATATCTCAACGGCTCGTTTTATTACCATGCCTGGAATGAGGTTTATCTTGGGAAATGGGTGCCGGTTGACCCAACATTTGGCGAGTTTCCTGCGAGCGCATTGCGCCTGAAACTTGCTGAGGGCGAACTGAGCCAGCAGGCAGAGGTCTTAGGCGTGGTGAAAAAAATCGGGATAAGGGTATTAGAGTACAACTGA